AAACCCTTTCCCACCGGCATCGAAGGCCTGGACCGGGTGCTCGGCGGCGGTCTGACCCCGGGCGGGGCCGTGCTCCTGGGCGGCGAACCGGGCATCGGCAAATCCACCTTGCTGCTGCAACTGGCCGGTCTGGCTGCAGCCGCCGGGCGGCGGGTGGTCTATGTCTCCGGCGAGGAATCCCTGCCCCAGCTCAAGTCCCGGGGCGAACGGCTGGGCGTGCTCCACGACGGGCTGCTGGCCGCTTCCACCACCGACGCCGGGGCCACCGTGGAGATCCTCGGCGGGACGCCCGCCCCAGACCTCGTCATCCTCGATTCCGTCCAGACCATGCACGCTGCCGGCGTCGAAGGCGCAGCCGGGTCCGTGTCCCAGGTCCGAGCCGTGGCCGCAGCCTGCGTGGAAGCAGCCAAGCGCGGCGACGCCTGTCTGGTCCTGGTCGGCCACGTCACCAAGGACGGCCAGATTGCCGGTCCCAAGCTGCTCGAGCACATGGTCGACACGGTGCTTTACCTCGAAGGCGAACGCCGCCATCTTTTTCGCATCCTGCGGGTGCTCAAAAACCGCTACGGTCCGACCGACGAGCTGCTGGTCATGGAGATGCGCGAGGCTGGGTTGTGCGAAGTGCCCGATCCCTCGACCTTTTTTTTGGGCGACCGCGACCCGGCCGTGTCCGGCTCGGCCGTGGTCATGGCCATGGAAGGTCGCCGGCCCTTTGCCGTGGAGGTCCAGGCGCTGGCGGCCAAGTCCTTTCTTTCCATGCCGCGCCGGGCCGCTCTTGGCCTCGACGTCGGCCGGCTCCATCTGCTCCTGGCCGTGCTCGAAAAGCGCCTGCGCCTGAACCTCGGCCAGACCGACATCTACGCCAAGCTCGGCGGCGGTCTCAAAATCGCCGATCCTGGCCTGGACCTCGGCATTGCGGCAGCGGTCCTGTCCTCGTTTTATGACCGGCCCCTGCCGGCCGGGGCGGTCTTTTGGGGCGAAGTGGACCTGTCCGGGCGCATCCGGCCGGCTGCCGCCCAGGAAACGCGTCTCAAACAGGCCGAACGCCTGGGCTACGGTCCCATCATTTGCCCCGACAGCGGCAAAGGCCGGCCCAAGGCCGACAATCTCGGCGATCTGGCCCGGCTGCTTTTTTCCTGAGAGCGTGAGGGAAGAGTGCCTCCGGCGGCCAAAGGGCTGAGCCCTTTGGAATCCCACCTGGGGGAAGTTTGATTTGACCGGGTGCGTTGCCAAGTCGAGACGCGAAAGTTGCTTTTTGAGCTTGACGGGAACCACCGTTGCTCCGGTGGCCGGGATGATCCCGCGGACCCCTGCAAAGGGAGAAATTTGTCATGGGGTTTTTGGCGATGGCCGGTCATCCGGTCGGCTGTGGACCGGACAGCACAGCGGAGCGTCACGGGCCGCATCCGGGCGGATGAAACGTCGCGGAAAGCAACTGGAGTGGCGATGAGCGAACAGGTGTGTTTCTGCTTTGGCTACACCGTGGCCGACATCGAGACCGATCTGACCCGAAACGCCGGTCGCTCCACCATTCTGGAGCGGATCGCGGCGGAGAAATCGTTCGGGGCCTGCCAATGCGCCCAAAAAAATCCCAAAGGCCGCTGATGCCTGCCTGACGTCCGCCAGGTGGCGGCGGCATGGAACAGGGAGCGGGGAGGCTTTCCAGGCGGGTAAAGCGGGCAGGCTCGTTGTCTTGCGGCTGGCCCGATCCCGGTTGGCTCTGTCCCAGCGGCGGATGCCGCTGCCCAGGCCATATCGCCGCCTTGGTTCGGGGCAAAAGCGGCGGCGAGGGGGAGCCGGCTTGCGTCCGGCCCGGCCTGGGCGGCCCCCGATGGTCAGGCCGGCGCTGCGGCTTCGATCTCGAGCACATCGCCCGGCCGGGCATAGCGGAAAAGGGTCGTCCCGGGCCGGCTGAGCCGGTCGGCGTATTGATCGATATACGCGACATGCCCACCCAGGTGCATAGGCACGAAGACCCGCGGACTGAGGCGCTCGACCAGTTCCGGCGCGCCGGACAGGCTTCCCGCCAGCCTCGGGTCCATGTTGGTGAAAGCTACATCAAGCGGCCGCGCAGCCAGACGGGTCAGGGTGCGTCGCCAGGACATCCCCACCGCCCGATTGGCGGCCGGCGAGTTGCCCGGCCAGTCCCACAAGGCCAGATCCCCGCCGAAATAGACGGCCAGCCCTGTCACGTCGATGCGGTAGGCCAGCCCCAGGTCGTTGCTCTCAAGGGCTTCCACGACAATATCCCCGACCTCCCGAACCATGTCCGGTTCCATAACCAAGGTATCCGCCGGCAGGACGTCGCCATACAGATCGGCCACGTCGTCGGACACGACAAACCGGCGCGAGGCCGCCCCGGCCGTGGCCGCCACGATATTCGGACCAAAATGGTCGTCGTGGCTGTGGGAGACAAAGACGGTCAGATCGGAGCCGGCTAGGTGCGAAGCGGCGGCCCGGGCCGCCGCTTCGGGCAGATAACTGGGTGCGGGGTAGTCAAAGAGCAGGCTTGCGCCGCCCGCTTCCAGGATAAAGCAGTCGTGGTGGATGTAGACGATGCGGGCCGGCATGGCGGTAGGCTAGCGCGGCATCCCTAAAAAAATACGAGCGTATTTTTTTAGAATATTTGTCGTCTCGTAGACCATCGGCTTGGCTTCATGCCGCCGGGGGGGCCGAGGATGCGACACTAGGCAATATCCCACTGGGGGCCGGTCGGGGTGTCCATGACCGTCACGCCAAGGCCGGCCAGTTCGTCGCGGATGACGTCGGAACGGGCGAAATCCTTGGCCTTGCGGGCTTCCTGGCGTTCGACTACCAGCCCGTCGATCCGGGTGGCGTCGATGCCCAGGCGCGCCAGACGGCAGGTTTTGAGATCGGCCAGAAAGCTTTGGCTGTCGCTGCCAAGCACCCCGAGGATCGTTGACCAGACCGCCAGAGCATCCAGGATGCGGCGTAAAATTGCCGCCGTTTCCCGGCTTTTGCCAAGCGTCTTGTCCTCCATGAGCCGGCCGGCCAGCCGGACCACCCCAAACACATGGCCCATAGCCTGGGCGGTGTTAAGGTCGTCGTCCATAGCCGCTGTGAAGCCGTCCTCGTGCCGGGTCAACTCCTCAAGCACGTCGGCCGGGAGTTTCGTCTCGCTCCATTTGGCCCGGGTGAGGGCCTGCTCCATCTGGGCTTTGGCCGTGTAGACGCGCTTGATGCCCTTTTCCGCCTCGTCCAGGCCCTGGTCGGAATAATCAAGCGGGCTTCGGTACTGCGACGACAAAAGGAAAAAGCGGAGCACTTCCGGGAGATAGCAGGCGTAGATGTCGCGGATGGTGACAAAGTTGCCAAGCGACTTGGACATCTTTTCGGTGTTGATGCGCACGAATCCGTTGTGCACCCAATAGCGGCAGAATTCCCCGCCAATGGCCGCCTCGCTCTGGGCGATCTCGTTTTCGTGGTGGGGAAAAATCAGATCCTGGCCGCCGCCGTGAATGTCGATGGGCATGCCCAGGAGCTTTTCGCTCATGGCCGAACATTCGAGATGCCAGCCGGGACGACCCGGGCCAAAGGGGCTTTCCCAGACCGGCTCGCCGGGCTTGGAGGCTTTCCACAGGGCGAAATCCAGCGGATCTTCCTTTTCCTCGCCAGGGGCCACCCGGGCTCCCGAACGCATGTCTTCCACGTCGCGGCCTGAGAGCTTGCCATAGCCCTCAAAGGAGCGCACCCGGAAATAGACGTCGCCCG
The sequence above is drawn from the Desulfovibrio sp. TomC genome and encodes:
- the radA gene encoding DNA repair protein RadA encodes the protein MAVKPKRVFVCSDCGGTAPTWRGQCPRCGAWNTLVEKIRPAHTSGPDGLPSGLPIVLGDHPGGDFKPFPTGIEGLDRVLGGGLTPGGAVLLGGEPGIGKSTLLLQLAGLAAAAGRRVVYVSGEESLPQLKSRGERLGVLHDGLLAASTTDAGATVEILGGTPAPDLVILDSVQTMHAAGVEGAAGSVSQVRAVAAACVEAAKRGDACLVLVGHVTKDGQIAGPKLLEHMVDTVLYLEGERRHLFRILRVLKNRYGPTDELLVMEMREAGLCEVPDPSTFFLGDRDPAVSGSAVVMAMEGRRPFAVEVQALAAKSFLSMPRRAALGLDVGRLHLLLAVLEKRLRLNLGQTDIYAKLGGGLKIADPGLDLGIAAAVLSSFYDRPLPAGAVFWGEVDLSGRIRPAAAQETRLKQAERLGYGPIICPDSGKGRPKADNLGDLARLLFS
- a CDS encoding MBL fold metallo-hydrolase; translation: MPARIVYIHHDCFILEAGGASLLFDYPAPSYLPEAAARAAASHLAGSDLTVFVSHSHDDHFGPNIVAATAGAASRRFVVSDDVADLYGDVLPADTLVMEPDMVREVGDIVVEALESNDLGLAYRIDVTGLAVYFGGDLALWDWPGNSPAANRAVGMSWRRTLTRLAARPLDVAFTNMDPRLAGSLSGAPELVERLSPRVFVPMHLGGHVAYIDQYADRLSRPGTTLFRYARPGDVLEIEAAAPA
- the cysS gene encoding cysteine--tRNA ligase — translated: MQLYNTMTRAKEPFVPRVPGKVALYVCGITAYDLCHIGHARSSVVFDVLVRYLRHIGNEVKFVRNFTDVDDKIIKKANSEGTTSTEIATRYIAAFYEDMDRLGILRPDAEPKATEYIDEMAALAQRLIDGGHAYRTPSGDVYFRVRSFEGYGKLSGRDVEDMRSGARVAPGEEKEDPLDFALWKASKPGEPVWESPFGPGRPGWHLECSAMSEKLLGMPIDIHGGGQDLIFPHHENEIAQSEAAIGGEFCRYWVHNGFVRINTEKMSKSLGNFVTIRDIYACYLPEVLRFFLLSSQYRSPLDYSDQGLDEAEKGIKRVYTAKAQMEQALTRAKWSETKLPADVLEELTRHEDGFTAAMDDDLNTAQAMGHVFGVVRLAGRLMEDKTLGKSRETAAILRRILDALAVWSTILGVLGSDSQSFLADLKTCRLARLGIDATRIDGLVVERQEARKAKDFARSDVIRDELAGLGVTVMDTPTGPQWDIA